A section of the Streptomyces sp. Je 1-369 genome encodes:
- a CDS encoding DinB family protein gives MPDEIPAPDTPAVPPTTPTPATPPKGLTPTTPLTPTTPLTPTKPALTPTKPALAPGPRRTDPPHAAADERGSLAAFLQYQRETLAMKCAGLTAEQLKERAVPPSDMSLLGLVRHLAEVERSWFRNVLNGEAANAHWTGRAPGEPADFDVADADPDEAFEIWHAECARSRGIVESLNCAGSLDITVDFRGDTYSLRYILTHMIEEYARHNGHADLLRERIDGTTGE, from the coding sequence ATGCCCGACGAGATCCCCGCACCCGACACACCCGCCGTACCTCCCACAACACCCACACCCGCCACACCCCCAAAAGGCCTCACCCCCACCACACCCCTCACCCCCACCACACCCCTCACCCCCACCAAACCCGCCCTCACCCCCACCAAACCCGCCCTCGCCCCCGGCCCCCGCAGAACCGACCCCCCACACGCCGCCGCCGACGAACGCGGCTCACTCGCCGCCTTCCTCCAGTACCAGCGCGAGACCCTCGCGATGAAGTGCGCGGGCCTGACCGCCGAGCAGCTCAAGGAGCGGGCCGTACCGCCCTCGGACATGTCGCTGCTCGGGCTCGTCCGGCACCTGGCGGAGGTGGAGCGGTCCTGGTTCCGCAACGTGCTGAACGGTGAGGCGGCGAACGCCCACTGGACGGGCCGGGCCCCCGGTGAGCCCGCCGACTTCGACGTGGCGGACGCGGACCCCGACGAGGCGTTCGAGATCTGGCACGCGGAGTGCGCCCGCTCCCGCGGCATCGTGGAGTCCCTGAACTGCGCGGGCTCCCTCGACATCACCGTCGACTTCCGCGGAGACACGTACTCACTGCGCTACATCCTCACGCACATGATCGAGGAGTACGCACGCCACAACGGCCACGCCGACCTGCTCAGGGAGCGAATCGACGGAACCACGGGGGAGTAG
- a CDS encoding S1 family peptidase, with product MRTPPKTPTRKSSIAAGIAATGAALAMVATSAPAAHAIIGGTEVPNDAYPFMTAVLEKGPGGARDRQFCGASLVTPDTAVTAAHCLVDDAGKPVKPKTLQVAVGRTVLSSRQGQLRDIAKGGVVVHPRYLKGKEAYDVAFLRLEKPVRGISPMALPTQGTDALIRPGQKATVAGWGNTDTELTHTPDRLRQVKVPILSHAECGTSYKEYDAKVNFCAGVEAKDSCQGDSGGPVFRKVPGREAPILIGVVSYGDGCGAQGAPGVYTSLSSSKLWKTLDESAAGKKVKRAMNRR from the coding sequence ATGAGAACCCCTCCGAAGACCCCCACGCGCAAGTCCTCCATAGCCGCCGGTATCGCCGCGACCGGCGCGGCGCTGGCGATGGTCGCCACCTCCGCCCCCGCGGCACACGCGATCATCGGCGGCACCGAAGTGCCCAACGACGCCTACCCGTTCATGACGGCGGTCCTGGAGAAGGGGCCGGGCGGCGCGCGCGACCGCCAGTTCTGCGGCGCGAGCCTGGTCACGCCCGACACGGCCGTGACGGCGGCGCACTGCCTGGTCGACGACGCGGGCAAGCCGGTCAAGCCGAAGACGCTCCAGGTGGCGGTGGGCCGTACGGTCCTGTCGTCGCGGCAGGGCCAGCTACGCGACATCGCCAAGGGCGGCGTGGTCGTGCACCCCCGCTATCTCAAGGGCAAGGAGGCGTACGACGTCGCCTTCCTGCGGCTGGAGAAGCCGGTCCGCGGCATCTCGCCCATGGCGCTCCCCACGCAGGGCACGGACGCGCTGATCCGCCCGGGCCAGAAGGCGACGGTCGCGGGCTGGGGCAACACGGACACGGAACTGACGCACACGCCCGACCGCCTGCGTCAGGTGAAGGTGCCGATCCTGTCCCACGCCGAGTGCGGGACGAGCTACAAGGAGTACGACGCCAAGGTCAACTTCTGCGCGGGCGTCGAGGCGAAGGACTCCTGCCAGGGCGACAGCGGCGGCCCCGTCTTCCGCAAGGTCCCCGGCCGCGAGGCCCCGATCCTCATCGGCGTCGTCTCCTACGGCGACGGCTGCGGTGCGCAGGGCGCCCCCGGTGTCTACACGTCGCTCAGCTCGTCGAAGCTGTGGAAGACGCTGGACGAGTCGGCGGCGGGCAAGAAGGTGAAGCGGGCGATGAACCGCCGCTAG
- a CDS encoding CpaF family protein, translating into MSAPVDHQLVKRFRQDAGDRIAEQRRLDQVSGVTPMSGEDERHYARAVIAQILEEHARTEINAGRTPLDAETEEQYAAAVHAALFGVGRLQPLLDDPEVENIDINGCDQVFVGYADGREAKADPVAETDEELVELIQVLGAYSGLSSRPFDSANPQLDLRLPDGSRLSAVMDVTRRPALSIRRARMGKVFMSDLVGNGTITPEIGHFLACAVRARKNIMIAGATNAGKTTLLRALANEIPPHERLVTVERALELGLDQFADLHPNVVAFEERLPNSEGQGEISMAELVRRSLRMNPSRVIVGEVLGDEIVTMLNAMSQGNDGSLSTIHANSSSEVFNRISTYALQASERLPIEASQMLVAGAVNFVVFIQRRNNYQSGGKLQRMVTSVREVNGVDGRVLSSEVFAEAPDGRIVAHAPIACMDELAAYGYRPAGQWG; encoded by the coding sequence ATGAGCGCACCCGTCGATCACCAGCTCGTCAAGCGGTTCCGGCAGGACGCCGGTGACCGCATCGCCGAGCAGCGCCGCCTCGACCAGGTCTCCGGCGTCACCCCGATGTCGGGCGAGGACGAGCGGCACTACGCCCGCGCCGTCATCGCGCAGATCCTCGAGGAGCACGCGCGCACGGAGATCAACGCCGGGCGCACCCCCCTCGACGCGGAGACCGAGGAGCAGTACGCGGCCGCCGTGCACGCCGCGCTCTTCGGCGTCGGACGGCTCCAGCCGCTGCTCGACGACCCCGAGGTCGAGAACATCGACATCAACGGCTGCGACCAGGTCTTCGTCGGGTACGCCGACGGCCGCGAGGCCAAGGCCGACCCGGTCGCCGAGACGGATGAAGAGCTCGTCGAGCTCATCCAGGTGCTCGGCGCGTACTCGGGCCTGTCGTCCCGCCCCTTCGACTCCGCGAACCCGCAGCTCGACCTGCGGCTGCCCGACGGCTCGCGTCTGTCGGCCGTCATGGACGTCACGCGCCGCCCCGCGCTCTCCATCCGCCGCGCCCGCATGGGCAAGGTCTTCATGTCCGACCTCGTCGGCAACGGCACCATCACGCCGGAGATCGGCCACTTCCTGGCCTGCGCCGTCCGCGCCCGCAAGAACATCATGATCGCGGGCGCCACCAACGCCGGCAAGACGACGCTGCTGCGCGCCCTCGCCAACGAGATCCCGCCGCACGAGCGCCTCGTGACCGTCGAACGCGCCCTGGAGCTCGGCCTCGACCAGTTCGCTGACCTGCACCCCAACGTCGTCGCCTTCGAGGAGCGCCTGCCCAACTCCGAGGGCCAGGGCGAGATCTCGATGGCGGAGCTGGTCCGCAGGTCCCTGCGCATGAACCCCTCCCGCGTCATCGTCGGTGAGGTGCTCGGCGACGAGATCGTGACCATGCTCAACGCGATGTCGCAGGGCAACGACGGCTCGCTCTCCACGATCCACGCCAACAGCTCCAGTGAGGTCTTCAACCGCATCTCGACGTACGCGCTGCAGGCCTCCGAGAGGCTCCCCATCGAGGCGAGCCAGATGCTCGTCGCGGGAGCCGTCAACTTCGTCGTCTTCATCCAGCGGCGCAACAACTACCAGTCCGGCGGCAAGCTCCAGCGCATGGTGACCTCCGTCCGCGAGGTCAACGGCGTCGACGGCCGCGTCCTGTCCAGCGAGGTCTTCGCGGAGGCCCCCGACGGACGGATCGTCGCCCACGCGCCGATCGCCTGCATGGACGAGCTGGCCGCGTACGGCTACCGCCCCGCCGGGCAATGGGGGTGA
- a CDS encoding type II secretion system F family protein, with protein MNSLAALDGLGSMGGVFSLPVLYALGCGVAAGGGLALLAVAIRGLPAKPAHEKHRASERASELVRFVGRRGSAAIGVGLVVLLLTRWAVAGIAAGILVFFWDKLFGGAAEERAQMKRVEALAAWTESLRDTIAGAVGLEQAIPASARAAAPVLRPHLDALVDRLRARTPLPEALQILADEIDDASADIIVAALILNAKLRGPGLRQVLGALAKSAREEVDMRQRVMAQRASTRRSVQIVVAVSIAFVLGLSIFNREFVEPYGTPVGQLVLALVCALFALGFWWLRKLSTVETPDRFLVKDEPGVQFVRPRGPGAAPQTLPGHTNPSEGVRR; from the coding sequence ATGAACTCACTGGCCGCACTCGACGGTCTCGGCTCCATGGGCGGCGTCTTCTCGCTGCCCGTCCTGTACGCACTGGGCTGCGGCGTCGCCGCGGGCGGCGGCCTCGCGCTGCTCGCCGTCGCGATCCGCGGCCTGCCCGCCAAGCCCGCGCACGAGAAGCACCGGGCGAGCGAGCGCGCGAGCGAACTCGTCCGCTTCGTGGGCCGGCGCGGCTCCGCCGCCATCGGCGTGGGCCTGGTCGTGCTGCTCCTCACCCGCTGGGCCGTCGCGGGCATCGCGGCGGGCATCCTCGTCTTCTTCTGGGACAAGCTGTTCGGCGGCGCCGCCGAGGAGCGGGCGCAGATGAAGCGGGTCGAGGCCCTCGCCGCCTGGACGGAGTCGCTGCGCGACACCATCGCGGGCGCGGTCGGCCTGGAACAGGCGATCCCCGCGTCCGCGCGGGCCGCCGCCCCGGTGCTCCGCCCCCACCTGGACGCGCTCGTGGACCGCCTCCGCGCACGCACCCCGCTCCCCGAGGCCCTCCAGATACTCGCCGACGAGATCGACGACGCCTCGGCGGACATCATCGTCGCGGCCCTGATCCTCAACGCCAAGCTGCGCGGCCCCGGCCTGCGCCAGGTCCTCGGCGCGCTCGCCAAGTCGGCGCGCGAGGAGGTCGACATGCGGCAGCGCGTCATGGCGCAGCGCGCCTCGACCCGACGCTCGGTGCAGATCGTGGTCGCCGTCTCCATCGCGTTCGTGCTCGGCCTCTCCATCTTCAACCGCGAGTTCGTCGAGCCGTACGGCACGCCGGTCGGCCAGCTCGTCCTCGCCTTGGTCTGCGCGCTGTTCGCGCTCGGCTTCTGGTGGCTGCGGAAGCTGTCGACGGTGGAGACGCCGGACCGCTTCCTGGTCAAGGACGAGCCGGGCGTCCAGTTCGTACGTCCCCGGGGCCCCGGCGCCGCCCCGCAGACCCTGCCGGGCCACACCAACCCGTCCGAGGGGGTACGACGATGA
- a CDS encoding type II secretion system F family protein has product MSLTMPVLIGAILGLGIFVLVRALMPSKRSAIATVARIDAMRARGAAYESQRATTDTENPGRFGTMRGRVGQRVADFYLQQGWEQRSLRADLAVLDRSWEKFLATKVLLAAAGVFFGPFLFAVIYTLGVGRSPIIPVWLALMFGALFFFLPDLEVRRDAADKRRDLRRVIGAYLDLVSMSLAGGRGLPEALMAAAEVSDGWATQRIRSALADARITGVSQWQALGSLGEELGVEELKDLSASLALVADDGAKVRESLASRAETMRHRELAEIEGSAGEKSQSMLVAQLLLCAGFLVFLIFPAAMRVFQV; this is encoded by the coding sequence ATGAGCCTGACCATGCCGGTACTGATAGGCGCGATCCTCGGCCTCGGCATCTTCGTCCTCGTACGCGCCCTGATGCCGTCGAAGCGCAGCGCGATCGCGACCGTCGCGCGCATCGACGCGATGCGGGCGCGCGGCGCGGCGTACGAGTCGCAGCGGGCCACGACGGACACCGAGAACCCCGGCCGGTTCGGCACGATGCGCGGCCGCGTGGGCCAGCGGGTCGCCGACTTCTACCTCCAGCAGGGCTGGGAGCAGCGCTCGCTCCGCGCCGACCTGGCGGTCCTCGACCGCAGCTGGGAGAAGTTCCTGGCGACGAAGGTGCTGCTCGCCGCGGCCGGCGTGTTCTTCGGCCCGTTCCTCTTCGCCGTCATCTACACGCTCGGCGTCGGCCGCAGCCCGATCATCCCGGTGTGGCTGGCGCTGATGTTCGGCGCGCTCTTCTTCTTCCTGCCCGACCTGGAAGTACGCAGGGACGCGGCGGACAAGCGGCGCGACCTGCGCCGCGTCATCGGCGCCTATCTCGACCTGGTGTCGATGAGCCTCGCGGGCGGCCGCGGTCTCCCCGAGGCGCTCATGGCGGCGGCGGAGGTCTCCGACGGATGGGCGACGCAACGTATCCGAAGCGCTCTGGCCGACGCCCGCATCACCGGCGTCAGCCAGTGGCAGGCACTCGGCTCGCTCGGTGAGGAACTGGGCGTGGAGGAGCTGAAGGACCTGTCGGCGTCCCTGGCGCTGGTGGCGGACGACGGCGCGAAGGTGCGCGAGTCCCTCGCCTCCCGCGCGGAGACGATGCGACACCGCGAACTGGCCGAGATCGAGGGCAGTGCGGGCGAGAAATCCCAGTCGATGCTGGTCGCGCAGCTGCTGCTGTGCGCGGGCTTCCTGGTCTTCCTCATCTTCCCGGCGGCGATGCGCGTGTTCCAGGTCTGA
- a CDS encoding TadE family protein produces the protein MTAIEFVLLTPVLFFMIFATVQFALYFFADHVAQAAAQAGARKARATADENAGGWRGEARDVADAYIRQLGPKLVLGPDVKTIQPEQNTVGVEITARVPTVFPGLDLDVHARSAGPVERFVEDNG, from the coding sequence ATGACCGCGATCGAGTTCGTGCTGCTCACCCCGGTGCTGTTCTTCATGATCTTCGCGACGGTGCAGTTCGCCCTGTACTTCTTCGCGGACCACGTCGCCCAGGCGGCGGCGCAGGCGGGCGCGCGCAAGGCCCGCGCCACGGCCGACGAGAACGCGGGCGGCTGGCGGGGCGAGGCACGTGACGTGGCCGACGCGTACATCCGCCAGCTCGGACCGAAGCTCGTGCTCGGCCCGGACGTGAAGACGATCCAGCCGGAGCAGAACACGGTCGGCGTGGAGATCACGGCACGGGTCCCCACGGTCTTCCCGGGCCTGGACCTGGACGTGCACGCGCGGTCGGCGGGCCCCGTCGAGCGTTTCGTGGAGGACAACGGCTGA
- a CDS encoding TadE/TadG family type IV pilus assembly protein: MRNVRLRLRDDRGLSTVEVVILAPVMILLILVLVAFGQLVDGRGAIDGAARDAARAGSIQKEHGTALAEARAAARADLADVCSGPVSVVQKSEGFDETVDPFFTVEVSCEVRGLAMLGLDIPTTLEATFSSPLDPYRRQA, encoded by the coding sequence ATGCGGAACGTACGCCTTCGCCTGCGCGACGACCGTGGCCTCTCCACGGTCGAAGTGGTGATCCTGGCCCCGGTGATGATCCTCCTCATCCTGGTCCTCGTCGCCTTCGGCCAGCTCGTCGACGGCCGCGGAGCCATCGACGGCGCGGCGCGCGACGCCGCACGCGCGGGCTCGATCCAGAAGGAACACGGCACGGCGCTCGCGGAAGCACGCGCGGCGGCACGGGCCGACCTGGCGGACGTCTGCTCGGGCCCGGTCTCGGTGGTCCAGAAGAGCGAGGGCTTCGACGAAACCGTCGACCCGTTCTTCACGGTGGAGGTCAGCTGCGAGGTCAGGGGACTCGCCATGCTCGGCCTGGACATCCCGACGACGCTGGAGGCCACCTTCAGCTCCCCGCTGGACCCGTACCGGAGGCAGGCGTGA
- a CDS encoding TadE/TadG family type IV pilus assembly protein: protein MTRRTATAATVAVRDWFVSRRTRLDDRGSGAGAVIIFAIVFLALAAFVIDGGLSISKRERAADIAEQAARYAAQDLDLEGIYEGVKGAPINFENCDARVAAYVAEAGLKGADVANTHCVTANPQQVEVEVQMTYSPVFTGMFYGGDVTVRGRAVAENEVG from the coding sequence GTGACACGCCGCACCGCCACTGCCGCCACCGTCGCCGTACGCGACTGGTTCGTGTCCCGCCGCACCCGCCTCGACGACCGGGGCTCGGGCGCCGGCGCGGTCATCATCTTCGCGATCGTCTTCCTCGCGCTCGCCGCGTTCGTCATCGACGGCGGCCTCTCCATCTCCAAGCGGGAACGCGCCGCGGACATCGCGGAACAGGCCGCGCGCTACGCAGCCCAGGACCTGGACCTCGAAGGCATATACGAGGGCGTCAAGGGCGCCCCCATCAACTTCGAGAACTGCGACGCGCGGGTGGCGGCGTACGTGGCGGAGGCGGGCCTCAAGGGCGCGGACGTCGCCAACACGCACTGTGTGACGGCCAACCCGCAACAGGTCGAGGTCGAGGTCCAGATGACGTACAGCCCGGTGTTCACGGGGATGTTCTACGGCGGGGACGTGACGGTGCGGGGACGAGCGGTGGCGGAGAACGAGGTGGGCTGA
- a CDS encoding DUF6531 domain-containing protein yields MNDGLKGSKSARTAVKGGEPGAYGRVRSRIRSCGDAVDVATGQMFLEETDLSLPGTLPLDFTRRVASGYRSGGWFGPMWTSTIDQRLEVDEDGIVFVTEDGMLLTYPHPTERDAPDAPAALVLPESGPRWPLKRLADGGYRVTDPVTGIARRFAAPREDDGVALLTMISDRNRNTVDFDHDTEGAPRAILHSGGYYVMLTVEEGRVTALGVAGAAADGSGDDLVVKRYGYTDGNLTAVTNSSGLPTRFTYDERLRLTAWEDTNNSRYTYAYDDQDRCVAQRGMAGHMAHTFTYDVPDPARPGCRVTEVTTAGGATSRFAVDDHCLVVAETDPLGATVTTTYDALHHVAATTDQLGHTTAYVNNELGLPTELTRPDGAVIRVAYNDLNLKTVVDLPDGTTWQYTYDERGNCTSVTEPSGVTVHNAYTPAGHPLSVTDEAGNTTTVRCDGAGLPLKVTDPLGAVTVWQRDALGRPTALTDPLRHTTRLAWSTEGRLIGRTTPDGAAESWTYDGEGNRVAHTDQLGQVSSFEYTHFDLLAARVGADGARHHFDYDASLRLTRVDNPQGLSWTYQHDAAGRLIAETDFDGRTTSYAYDAAGRVVTRTNAVGEAISFTYDALDRLIRKETTEAVTTFAYDLSGNLVEAVGPDCRLTLLRSPSGRLLSETVDGRGPLTYAYDDAGRRTGRTTPTGATSSWEYDAAGRRTRLTAPDGRTVEFERDAAGRETARRIAAAALPHSADGACVTLERAYDEVGRLTTHTVTAPDGSPIQYRAYAYRADGVLTALDDRLSGDRHFQLDPVGRVTAVSAHGWTETYAYDAAGDQTHAAWPDSHPGHESAGPREYNGTHLTRAGHTGYAYDALGRMVLRRKPGRPHPPQTWRYTWDAEDRLASVTTPDGTRWRYTYDPLGRRLSKQRLGPEGEPETVVERTDFTWDGTTLCEQTTTARDLPRPVSLTWDYEAHHPITQTERLLPTTGAPSPDAIDSRSFTILTDLAGTPTELVDEGGTVAWRARSTLGGTTAWPSNSTAYTPLRFPGQYFDPETGLHYAGSRYYDPETARYLT; encoded by the coding sequence TTGAACGACGGGCTCAAGGGATCCAAGTCGGCCCGTACGGCGGTCAAGGGCGGGGAGCCGGGCGCGTACGGCCGCGTCAGGAGCAGGATCAGAAGCTGCGGTGACGCGGTCGACGTCGCCACCGGGCAGATGTTCCTGGAGGAGACGGACCTCTCGCTGCCCGGCACGCTGCCGCTGGATTTCACCCGCCGGGTCGCCTCGGGCTATCGGTCCGGCGGCTGGTTCGGGCCGATGTGGACGTCCACGATCGACCAGCGCCTCGAAGTCGACGAGGACGGGATCGTGTTCGTCACGGAGGACGGCATGCTCCTCACGTACCCGCACCCGACGGAACGGGACGCGCCGGACGCACCCGCCGCGCTCGTCCTGCCCGAGTCCGGCCCCCGATGGCCCCTGAAACGCCTCGCCGACGGCGGCTACCGCGTCACCGACCCGGTCACCGGCATCGCCCGCCGCTTCGCCGCGCCCCGCGAGGACGACGGCGTGGCCCTGCTGACCATGATCTCGGACCGCAACCGCAACACCGTCGACTTCGACCACGACACGGAGGGCGCCCCGCGCGCGATCCTCCACAGCGGCGGCTACTACGTGATGCTGACCGTCGAGGAGGGGCGCGTCACCGCGCTCGGCGTGGCGGGCGCCGCCGCGGACGGCAGCGGCGACGACCTCGTCGTCAAGCGGTACGGCTACACCGACGGCAACCTCACCGCCGTCACCAACTCCTCCGGCCTGCCGACGCGGTTCACGTACGACGAGCGGCTGCGCCTCACCGCGTGGGAGGACACGAACAACAGTCGCTACACCTACGCCTACGACGACCAGGACCGCTGTGTCGCCCAGCGGGGCATGGCCGGGCACATGGCCCACACCTTCACGTACGACGTGCCCGACCCCGCCCGGCCGGGGTGCCGCGTCACCGAGGTCACCACGGCCGGGGGCGCCACCTCGCGCTTCGCCGTCGACGACCACTGCCTGGTCGTCGCCGAGACCGACCCGCTCGGCGCGACGGTCACGACCACGTACGACGCGCTGCACCACGTCGCCGCCACGACGGACCAGCTCGGGCACACCACGGCGTACGTCAACAACGAACTGGGCCTGCCGACGGAGCTGACGCGGCCCGACGGCGCCGTCATCCGCGTCGCCTACAACGACCTGAACCTCAAGACGGTCGTCGACCTGCCCGACGGCACCACGTGGCAGTACACGTACGACGAGCGCGGCAACTGCACGTCGGTCACCGAGCCGTCCGGCGTGACCGTCCACAACGCCTACACGCCCGCGGGACACCCTCTCTCGGTCACCGACGAGGCCGGCAACACGACCACCGTGCGGTGCGACGGCGCGGGCCTGCCGCTCAAGGTCACGGACCCGCTGGGCGCCGTCACGGTCTGGCAGCGCGACGCGCTGGGGCGCCCCACGGCCCTCACCGATCCCCTCCGTCACACCACGCGCCTCGCGTGGTCGACGGAGGGGCGGCTCATCGGGCGCACGACTCCTGACGGCGCGGCGGAGTCCTGGACGTACGACGGCGAGGGCAACCGCGTCGCCCACACCGACCAGCTGGGCCAGGTCTCGTCGTTCGAGTACACCCACTTCGACCTGCTCGCCGCGCGTGTCGGCGCCGACGGAGCACGCCACCATTTCGACTACGACGCGTCCCTGCGCCTCACCCGCGTGGACAACCCGCAGGGCCTGTCCTGGACGTACCAGCACGATGCCGCGGGCCGCCTGATCGCGGAGACGGACTTCGACGGCCGCACCACGTCCTACGCGTACGACGCCGCGGGCCGCGTCGTGACCCGTACGAACGCGGTCGGAGAGGCGATCTCGTTCACCTACGACGCGCTGGACCGGCTGATCCGCAAGGAGACAACCGAGGCGGTCACCACCTTCGCGTACGACCTGTCCGGCAACCTGGTCGAAGCGGTCGGCCCCGACTGCCGACTCACCCTGCTGCGATCCCCTTCCGGGCGGCTGCTCTCCGAGACGGTCGACGGGCGCGGGCCCCTCACGTACGCGTACGACGATGCGGGCCGTCGTACGGGACGCACGACTCCGACGGGGGCGACCAGCAGCTGGGAGTACGACGCGGCGGGCCGCCGCACCCGGCTCACCGCGCCCGACGGCCGGACCGTGGAATTCGAGCGGGACGCGGCGGGCAGGGAGACGGCCCGGCGCATCGCGGCCGCCGCCCTCCCGCACTCCGCCGACGGCGCATGCGTGACCCTGGAGCGCGCCTACGACGAAGTCGGCCGCCTCACCACTCACACGGTGACGGCACCCGACGGCAGCCCGATCCAGTACCGCGCCTACGCCTATCGCGCCGACGGAGTCCTCACCGCCCTCGACGACCGGCTCTCCGGCGACCGCCACTTCCAACTCGACCCGGTGGGCCGGGTGACGGCCGTGTCCGCCCACGGCTGGACGGAGACGTACGCCTACGACGCCGCGGGCGACCAGACGCACGCCGCCTGGCCCGACAGCCACCCGGGCCACGAGTCCGCGGGCCCCCGGGAGTACAACGGAACACACCTCACGCGCGCCGGCCACACCGGCTACGCGTACGACGCGCTGGGCCGCATGGTCCTGCGCCGGAAACCGGGGCGGCCCCACCCCCCGCAGACGTGGCGCTACACGTGGGACGCGGAGGACCGCCTCGCGTCGGTGACCACCCCGGACGGCACGCGCTGGCGCTACACGTACGACCCACTGGGCCGCCGCCTCTCGAAACAGCGACTCGGGCCCGAGGGCGAACCCGAAACCGTGGTCGAGCGCACCGACTTCACATGGGACGGCACGACGCTCTGCGAACAGACGACGACGGCGCGGGACCTGCCGCGCCCGGTGAGCCTGACCTGGGACTACGAGGCCCACCACCCCATCACGCAAACGGAACGCCTCCTGCCGACGACCGGCGCGCCCTCCCCCGACGCCATCGACTCCCGCTCCTTCACGATCCTCACCGACCTCGCGGGAACGCCGACGGAACTCGTGGACGAAGGCGGCACCGTCGCGTGGCGGGCCCGCAGCACGCTCGGGGGCACGACCGCGTGGCCGTCGAACAGCACGGCGTACACGCCCCTGCGTTTCCCGGGCCAGTACTTCGACCCCGAAACGGGCCTGCACTACGCCGGCTCCCGTTACTACGACCCAGAAACCGCCCGCTACCTCACCTAA